The Corynebacterium freiburgense region GTGTGCCATATGTAGTAGTTCGGGGTTCTGTACAGGAACGTTTAACGGTGGCAAAACGCAAAGCGGAAGAAATAATTAAGCAACGCCGAACGCTTGTTAATCCAGCTTGTTAATCCAATTCCCGAGCATTCACATAAACATCCAGGCGGATAATAGGCAGAAAATAAAGGAGCCATTTATAGTATATTGCATAAAAAATTTATTAATTTCTTGAAATAATCTGCAGTGCGGCTTTATCGTGTGAGGTGGCTATTTTGTCCACCACAGAATGAGGATTTCCATGTTCGGTAGGTCTGCTGCTTCGATTATTGGCACGATTGCGCTTTCGATTTTCGCCACTCCAATCGCTTCTGTTGTTCCAATGGCTTCCGCTGCGCCAGTCGCCTCCGCTGCTCCAGATTCATTGGCGCCAACGGTAGTGGTTCTAGATGCTTCTGGTTCAATGACAGAGGCTGATATTGGTGGTCAGACGCGTATGGATGCTGCGAAGCAAGCCACCAAGGACTTTCTTAATCAGACACCAGCTGATGCTCAACTTGGTTTGGTGACGTACGGCACGGGCACAGGGAGCTCGGAGGAAGAAAAAGAAGCTGGTTGTCGGGATATTAGTGTCTTGGCAAAACCAGGGGAGCGTCAGCCTAAGGATTTAACTGGTGATGTGGATGGTCTGCAGCCTCGTGGATATACGCCAATTGGGAATTCCCTGCTCAAGGCTAATGAGTTATTGCCTCAAGAGGGCGCCCGCTCGATTGTATTGGTGTCTGATGGCATAGATACGTGTGCGCCCCCTCCGGTGTGCGAGGTGGCTCAACAGCTCAAAGATCAGGGTACGGATTTAGTTGTGCACACAATCGGTTTTATGGTTGACGACGCCGCGCGCGCCGAGCTGGAGTGCGTGGCTCAGGCTACTGGTGGTACCTATGCAGACGCATCTAGTGCGGAATCTCTGGCGGCTACATTAAAGCAGGCTACAAAGCGGAAAGCTGTGGGCTATCAGCTTCCTAGTGAGCAAGTGAAGTTCAGTGCAAAAAAGGAAGATGCCCCCATGTTGGAGGCCGGGACTTTGAAGAATCCGAAGCGGGTGACGGCGAAAATCCCAACAACTAACGACCAGAAAACCTATGCTAAGGTGCAAATCCCTGAAGGTCATCGGCTTGCGGTCGGGTTAACGGGGGTTCCGCCGATTGGTACGCAACGTGTTGCTGAAGGTCGTTTCCAATACACACCGAACCTACAATCCCCTGAGGATCTGTCCTGTGAGGCTTCCCGTCTCCCGGCTGGGGACAGTGAAGGTGGTAGGCCTATGTCCGGTTCCTTGATTAGTGGAGTGCAGGGCAAGGACGATTTTTGTGACAGTGATTTCTACTACCTATATTTTGATCACATGTGGGAGACTCCGGAGGATGTGGATCTAACTTTGGCACTCGTTCCGGAGCCTACGGATCTTGGAGATGACTTTAATAAAAAGGTGCCCGAGCCCCGCGAAGCTGCTGATCTAGGCAAAGGTGAAGATTCTGGCCAGGTTACCGCCTACCAGGCATTAAGCCAGCCAGATCCGGATGCTCCTGAGGTCACCGGAACGGTTGAAGCTGAGATTATCG contains the following coding sequences:
- a CDS encoding vWA domain-containing protein gives rise to the protein MFGRSAASIIGTIALSIFATPIASVVPMASAAPVASAAPDSLAPTVVVLDASGSMTEADIGGQTRMDAAKQATKDFLNQTPADAQLGLVTYGTGTGSSEEEKEAGCRDISVLAKPGERQPKDLTGDVDGLQPRGYTPIGNSLLKANELLPQEGARSIVLVSDGIDTCAPPPVCEVAQQLKDQGTDLVVHTIGFMVDDAARAELECVAQATGGTYADASSAESLAATLKQATKRKAVGYQLPSEQVKFSAKKEDAPMLEAGTLKNPKRVTAKIPTTNDQKTYAKVQIPEGHRLAVGLTGVPPIGTQRVAEGRFQYTPNLQSPEDLSCEASRLPAGDSEGGRPMSGSLISGVQGKDDFCDSDFYYLYFDHMWETPEDVDLTLALVPEPTDLGDDFNKKVPEPREAADLGKGEDSGQVTAYQALSQPDPDAPEVTGTVEAEIIEGETQYFATPVEWGQALDATIEVIEDPRANEAGNFEKAARRLEMHIQNQLGQLEETVWEDSNLLIEELGKKHTVGTKYPISYANAKEDAAWLAGKHFVQVSFISTHRDDGPTNANTEIAPIKYRLTMKPSGKKVQGPKFNQAASTSKTEATSSKTSEAPQAESAGTNRTLVYALAGMTILAILVVIFAIVAMLRKR